AGGTTGAAAGGACCATTCTGATCTAAGTCGAGTGTGATGTAGTCGTTTGGTATCTTTTCTTGTTGAAAGCGATATTTAACAGCTTCAGCAATCTTTGTTAATAAGTCAGTATGGTTGAGGAAAAATCCTGAATATGCCATAGGGTCTTTAAAAGGATCTAATAATATGATAGGGCATTGAATGGCTTTGGCTAGTTCATTTATCGTTTGTTCTATTGAAATGTTGTTAAGAACTAAGCTGGAAAGGTTACTCTGAATTTCCAGCGCAAATTCTAATTCTTTCTGTCGGCGATCCTGCATGTAATTAGTTAATTGATGCAATAGGGGGCCTAAAGGGTATTTATCCGGAATATTAATCAGCGGGAAGTTCATCTGATTAGCATAGGCAATGACATCTGGTTGAATTTCACCATTGAGGAAGCGCCCTGTTTTAATCGCTAGTCCGCTAGCGTTGGCAGCTATCAAAGAATCGATTAAAGGGATGAGACCTTGCTGGTTATCTTGATAAATCATACCTGTGGTTAAAATCAGACAATGCTCGCTAATGTATTGAGCTACATCGGGTGTTTCGGTCATATCGATAGATGCTACGGTTTTGTCAGTAACGGTGCAGTCCTTAGTTAATATGTCAAGATCTGGAATATGTGAAATGGATAAAAGTTCTTTGAGTTGAGTCACTAGCTTCACCTATCTTTCAATATTGATAATAAATTACTTATTAGACGTGAATATGATATTATAGAACAAGTAAAAGGAGGAATTTCATGTTTAAAGAAATTAATGTGCCAAACAGAACAATTATGACACCAGGTCCGGTTGAAGCGAATCCAGTGGTCCTTCGTGCAATGAGTACAGGAACATTAGGACAATTTGACCCAGCATTTACTTCGCTAATGCAAGAAATTAAAGAGATGCTTCGGATTGCGTTCAATGCGCCCAATAACGAGTGTCTAGCAGTCGATGGTACATCTCGTTCTGGCTTGGAAGCAGCGTTATTTGCTATGATCGAACCAGGTGATAAGGTATTAATTCCAGCTTACGGACGGTTTGCTTATTTGTTAGCAGAGATTGTAGAAAGAGCTGGCGGTGATATCGTCTTGATGGAGCGTGATTGGACCGGCACCTTTGAACAAGCAGAGATTATTGAGCGAATTAAAGCAGAACAGCCTAAGATTGTGGCGATGGTTCATGGGGAAACGGCTAATGGCCAATGTCAGCAACTTGAAGAAGTGGGAGCCTACTGTCAAGCCAATGGAATCTACCTTGTCGTGGATTGTGTCGCAACTTTTGGCGGTATGGATATTAAACAAGATGAATGGGGAATTGATATTGCAATTGCCGGGACGCAAAAATGCTTGAGTGTCCCTTCGGGAATGTCACTGGTATCCATAAGTCATCGTGCCAAAGCTTTCATCGAATCGCGTTTCCAAAAAGAGCTTGGCTTAGGAGCCGATCAACGAAATGAACGCTTTATCCAATCCAACTATCTTGACTTGAGCCAATTGATGGTATATTGGAGCCAGAACCCAATCAACCACCATACGGAAGCCACGAACATGATCTATGGTTTACACACAGGCTTACGCTTATTTGTGCAAGAAGAAGGAATGGAAAAGGTGTTCCAACGTCATCAATTAAATAACAATGCTTTAATTGCAGGGATTGAGGCGATGGGCTTAGGCATATATGGTGACCGAGAAACTGCAATGCCAACGGTTATTCCTGTTATGATTCCTGACGGTATTGAGCCAAATAAAGTGCGTGACATTCTCTTAGAGGAATTCTCTGTAGAAATTGCAGGTTCCTTTGGTGATTTGAATAAAGTTATTTGGCGGATTGGAAATATGGGATACTCAAGTCGTAAGCAGAATGTACTACATGTTTTGGGAGCTTTAGAAGCGACATTACTATACTTGGGAGCGGATATTCAGGCTGGCAAAGCCGTACAAGCAGCATTAAAAGTATACCGCTAAGCGAAATTATATATAAATACAGGCAGTGTTAGTGAATCCTTTGGGTTTACTAACACTTTTTATTGTGGGAATATATTAACTTTAATATATTCAATAGCTCGCCCTTAGTAATCTCGCGTTTGACACTTCTAAAGGCCAAAGGGTACCTAAAACCTCTTTAAACCAACATTTCGGAGGAGTTTATGCCAACGGAAAAAAGCGTACTATTCGTACTTTAATACAAAATATATTTAATTTTTTTGAAGCATGAAGTATAATATAAGTGTCAAAGCAATCTAATTCATAGAGCGGTTTTTATACAAAGAAAATGCGATAATAACAATGTTTTTGTCATATTTGTAGCTGATGGAAAAATAGTACGAAAAATATGCACGAGATATTTGACAATATAAGTGCTATACACCAACGTTTAGAGAGATTTTTTAGGCTGACAAGTGTCAAAGTCCTGTGAATCCTTTTGGTTTACTAACACTTTTTTTGCTGGAATATATTAACTTTAATATGTTCATGAGCTCGCCCTTAGTAATCAGTACAAATGCACGCAATTGCTTCTGAAGAATCCGTAGCTTGTATGAATTTATTATGTAGAAGACTTTGGCTTAGACACAGTATAGCAGTACGCTTATGAATACTATAACACTTATTCAAAATTGTGCAAGATGAACAAAAAATATACATATATTGAGCGTTAAGAACAATGGAATTGTAAGGGTTTTCTATTATTATATTTGTAGACAAATAAGGGAGAAGGAGGATTTATTTTGATTGATATAACACCTGGACAAATCGATGAAGCGATGGATTGGCTTTCGAGTATTTCGGACAAAGAGGGCAAAGGTACAACGCGATTACTTTATTCTAAATCCTGGGTTGAAGCTCAAAATTCCTTGAAGGATTTATTTGAAAAGTCAGGCATGCAAACGGAATTTGATGCAGTGGGCAACTTGTACGCCACGATTGAAGGTAGCGAAACTCCTGAAGTCATTATTGCATCTGGCTCTCATGTGGATACCGTAGTCAACGGGGGAAGATTAGATGGCCAGTTGGGCATTATGTCAGCTTACTTAGCTATTAAAGGTTTGATTGAGAAATACGGACAGCCCAAGAAATCCTTACGGATTATTTCACTGGCTGAAGAGGAAGGCTCCCGTTTCCCGTATACTTTCTGGGGATCGAAGAACCTTTTCAATATAGCTGATCCAAAAGATGTAAGCGATATCACCGATAGCGAAGGGATCTCCTTTGTTGACGCGATGCATGAAGCAGGGTTTGATTTCCAAGAGGAGCCATCAAAGTTCTCAAAGATGGATGCCTTTGTTGAACTCCACATTGAGCAAGGGAACTTCTTAGAAGAGGAAAACTTGAAAGTAGGAGTGGTAAATGCAATCGTTGGACAAAAGCGCTACTCGATAAAGTTAAAAGGTGAAGCTAATCACGCTGGTACAACCTTGATGAAGTATCGCAAGGATGTCGTTGAATGTATGTCAAGAATAATCGTCGAGGTAATTGATCGGGCCAAAGAAATTGGGGATCCATTGGTGGTGACTTTTGGACAAGTGGACGTCGTACCTAATGTGGTGAATGTAGTCCCAGGCGAAGTAGAATTCTCTATCGATATGCGCCATACCGATCAAGATGCTTTAAATGATTTTGCTAAAGAAGTAGAGGCACTGATTCAAGGCCATGCTGAAGTTAAAGGCATTGATTCAACAGTTGAATTATGGATGGATGAACCGCCTGTGCCGATGAATGACGAAATTATTCAGATTATTGAGCAAGTCTGCAAGGATCAAAATTTAAGTTATCAGGTAATGCATTCTGGTGCAGGGCATGATTCACAAATATTTGCTCCTCGTGTTCCAACAGGCATGATTTTCGTGCCATCAATCAAAGGGATTAGCCACAACCCAGAGGAGCATACCGAGGCAGTGGATATTGAACAAGGTATCCAAGCGTTAGCTGCGGCACTGAAGAAGTTAGCTTATTAAGATAGAAATTATTTGCTAGAAATAAGAGGAGACGATTATGGAGACTCATGATTTATTTGTTACACAGGAGCAGCTGGAACGGTATCGTCAGCGTGGATACACCAATGCAGACATCTTGCCGAAGACGAAAGAAAAACGGAATATGAATCTCATGAACTACTTCACTTTATGGATGGGTTCAATTCATAATATTTCAAACTATGTGGCAGTGGGAGGATTCCTGGCTCTTGGCATGAAGCCGATGCATGTGGTCCTGGCGATTATTCTCGCAGGGGTAATCACAGCGCTTGTAATGGCTTTTAATGGTCGGGCGGGATCTAAATATGGGATCCCTTTTGCTATGCATTTGCGTTCAGTCTTTGGAGATATCGGTTCCAAATTGCCTGGCGCCTTACGAGGCGTCGTGGCAGCAATTGCATGGTTTGGGGTACAGAATTATTTCGGTTCTCAGGCCTTGCTTGTGTTGATTATACGTTTCTTTCCGGCTTTTGCTGGGATTGCACCAGGATTTAATTTTTTAGGTTTAACTGCGCCTGAATTTATTTGCTTTGCCCTTTTCTTTATCATCAATGTGTTAATTGGTTTAGGTGGTGGCGGAGTCCTCAATCGCTTTACAGCAATCTTAAATCCACTGATTTACTTGGTCTTTGGAGGTATGATGATTTGGGGTATTCAACAAGCTGGATTTGGCGCTATTTTCTCTTATCAAGCCACTGAAGTCAGCTCAACCACCACTTTCATGGGATATTTAATTATCATTGCGGCTATTCTTTCAACATGGGCTGCGCCTGCTGTGTCGGTATCTGACTTTACTCAGAATGCGGAAAGCACGCGTGATCAATCGATTGGTCAGATGCTTTCAATGCTCGTGGGTTATATTATCTTTGCTTTTGCTGCTGTAGCTGTGTTAAATGGCGCTTCTGTGGCAGGCATTAATCATGACGGGCAAGTCTTGAATATTGTAAATAGTTGGGACTCTAATATCGCTGTTTTTGTAGCATCTTTTGTTCTGCTTATGACAACAGTATCCACAAATGCAACAGGGAATATCATTCCAGCAGCTTACCAGTTAACAGCTTTATTCCCAAGCGTAATGAATTATCGTCGAGGTGTTTTAGCCGCCAGTCTAGTTAGTTTCATTATTCTGCCATGGCGTTTCGCCAACTCTGCAGGAGGCTTTATTACCTTCTTGAACTTAATTGGTTCCTTGTTAGGACCCGTTGCGGGTGTGATGATGATTCACTTCTACTTAATTAAAAACCAAATCATTGATCTTAACGCTTTATACTTTGCTAAAGAGGATGCTTCACTAAGTCAGTATAGTGGAATTAACACTAACGCTTATATAGCTACATTTGCTGGCTTAATTGTGTCGATTATCGGTCAATTCATTCCAAGTTTAGCTTGGCTTTCAGAAATTGGCTGGATTGCCGGCTTTGCCATTGCGGCAGCTGTGTATTATGTTTTAACACTATTAGGTAAAGATAAATTCTCTACCAGAGTGAAATAATAAAAGG
This region of Suicoccus acidiformans genomic DNA includes:
- a CDS encoding pyridoxal-phosphate-dependent aminotransferase family protein translates to MFKEINVPNRTIMTPGPVEANPVVLRAMSTGTLGQFDPAFTSLMQEIKEMLRIAFNAPNNECLAVDGTSRSGLEAALFAMIEPGDKVLIPAYGRFAYLLAEIVERAGGDIVLMERDWTGTFEQAEIIERIKAEQPKIVAMVHGETANGQCQQLEEVGAYCQANGIYLVVDCVATFGGMDIKQDEWGIDIAIAGTQKCLSVPSGMSLVSISHRAKAFIESRFQKELGLGADQRNERFIQSNYLDLSQLMVYWSQNPINHHTEATNMIYGLHTGLRLFVQEEGMEKVFQRHQLNNNALIAGIEAMGLGIYGDRETAMPTVIPVMIPDGIEPNKVRDILLEEFSVEIAGSFGDLNKVIWRIGNMGYSSRKQNVLHVLGALEATLLYLGADIQAGKAVQAALKVYR
- the allW gene encoding allantoin permease, whose product is METHDLFVTQEQLERYRQRGYTNADILPKTKEKRNMNLMNYFTLWMGSIHNISNYVAVGGFLALGMKPMHVVLAIILAGVITALVMAFNGRAGSKYGIPFAMHLRSVFGDIGSKLPGALRGVVAAIAWFGVQNYFGSQALLVLIIRFFPAFAGIAPGFNFLGLTAPEFICFALFFIINVLIGLGGGGVLNRFTAILNPLIYLVFGGMMIWGIQQAGFGAIFSYQATEVSSTTTFMGYLIIIAAILSTWAAPAVSVSDFTQNAESTRDQSIGQMLSMLVGYIIFAFAAVAVLNGASVAGINHDGQVLNIVNSWDSNIAVFVASFVLLMTTVSTNATGNIIPAAYQLTALFPSVMNYRRGVLAASLVSFIILPWRFANSAGGFITFLNLIGSLLGPVAGVMMIHFYLIKNQIIDLNALYFAKEDASLSQYSGINTNAYIATFAGLIVSIIGQFIPSLAWLSEIGWIAGFAIAAAVYYVLTLLGKDKFSTRVK
- the allC gene encoding allantoate deiminase, whose product is MIDITPGQIDEAMDWLSSISDKEGKGTTRLLYSKSWVEAQNSLKDLFEKSGMQTEFDAVGNLYATIEGSETPEVIIASGSHVDTVVNGGRLDGQLGIMSAYLAIKGLIEKYGQPKKSLRIISLAEEEGSRFPYTFWGSKNLFNIADPKDVSDITDSEGISFVDAMHEAGFDFQEEPSKFSKMDAFVELHIEQGNFLEEENLKVGVVNAIVGQKRYSIKLKGEANHAGTTLMKYRKDVVECMSRIIVEVIDRAKEIGDPLVVTFGQVDVVPNVVNVVPGEVEFSIDMRHTDQDALNDFAKEVEALIQGHAEVKGIDSTVELWMDEPPVPMNDEIIQIIEQVCKDQNLSYQVMHSGAGHDSQIFAPRVPTGMIFVPSIKGISHNPEEHTEAVDIEQGIQALAAALKKLAY